The following is a genomic window from Hyphomicrobiales bacterium.
GCATTTTCCCGACCGTCCCAATGCCGCCTGGACCGAATTCAGACTGAGAAGACGATGCTGATCCAATCCTCGAACGTGATGCGCCTCGCCTGTCTTCTGATGGTTGCCGCGGTACCGATTGTTGCCATTGTGACCCATGGGGCCCAGGACGCCCGGGCGGCGAGCAACGTTCCTGCCGGAAAGCCGGTCGCTGGCGTATCGGACAATGCCAAAGCGGAAAACGTGCAGCTGGCCGCGGCACCGGCGCAGCCCGCAACGCCTGTCGGCACGGTCAGCGGCCTGCCTGTCCCCCGCTACGTCAGCTTGAAGTCTGACCGGGTCAACCTGCGGGAAGGCCCCTCCAAGGATCATCGGGTCACCTGGGTCTTCCAGCGTGCGGGATTGCCGGTGGAAGTGACGGCCGAGTTCGAGACATGGCGTCGCATTCGTGATTCGGAAGGCGCGGAGGGATGGGTCCTGCACAGCCTGCTCTCCGGCCGGCGGACCGCGCTCGTCGCACCTTGGGAAAAGGGCCAGACCTTCGACATGCGCGACCAGACCGACGCAAAATCGGCGGTCACCGCCCGGCTCCAGGCGGGCGTTATCGCCAATGTGCGCTCGTGCGACGGCACATGGTGCAGTGTGATGGTGCGCGACGTCGGGGGTTACATGAAGCAGGATCGCCTCTGGGGCGTTTATCCGCACGAACAGGTCAAGTGACTGGAAGCGGCCCTGGCGGACGAGTGTCCCGGCCGCGCGTCCAAAATCGCGCGTGAGGGAAGCGGCAGCACGCCCGATTTTCTGAAGATCCGAAAGCTCTTCCACCCGATCTGTTGACCGGTGCGATTTCCTACCAGGGCGAGCGTCGGCGATGGGTGACATGTTCAAGCGCGCTGAGGAAACTCGGTGCCCAGCCTGCAATGTCCGTGGTTTCGAGCCGATCCCACATGGATTGCCAGCGTTGCCGCCGCTCCTCCAGCGGCATCGCGAGGGCCTGGCTCAGCGCGTTGGCGGTGCCGTCCATGTCATAGGGATTAACTACCAGCGCCCCGTCGAGAACGCTGGCGGCGCCGGCGAAGCGCGAGATCACGAGCACGCCGGGATCCTCCGGGTTCTGCGCCGCCACATATTCCTTGGCGACGAGATTCATGCCATCGCGAAGGGGCGTCACGACACCGACCTTCGCGACGCGATAGAGGCCCGCAAGTTCAAGCCGTGTATGCGAGCGATTGACGTAGCGTATGGGGGTCCAGTTGGCCTCGCCGTAACGTCCGTTGATGCGGCCGGCCGTTTCACCGAGGGCGCGCTGCATGGCCGCATATTCCGGGATGTCCCCGCGGCTCCGGGGAGTGATCTGCAGGAAGGTGACATGGCCACGCCACTCCGGCGCGGTTTCGAGCATGCGCTCGAACGCATCAAGGCGCTGGGTGAGCCCCTTGGAATAGTCGAGACGATCGACCCCCATCAGCATGGGCCGGCCGTTCAGGCTCTCCGCAACCTCCGTGACGAAACGGGAGCGGCTGGCGCGTTTCGCCATCTTTGCAAAGCCGAGCCTGTCGATGCCCACGGGATAGACGCCCGTCCGCAGCTCACGCCCGGCTACCGAGAAGACATGGTCCTTGCGGGCGAAGGCGCCTAGCTCCTCAACCAGGTAGCGGCCGAAATTCACCGCGTCCCGCTCCGTCTGAAAGCCGACGAGGTCGCAGGCCGTCAGGGCATGGCCGATCTCGACATGGTTCGGCAGAGCGAGGAAGATGTCGGGCGAGGGCCAGGGAATATGCTGGAAATAGCCGATGCGGTTGTTGACGCCGCGCGCCCGCAAAGCCTCTGCAAGCGGAATGAGATGGTAGTCGTGGATCCAGATGACGTCGTCCGGCTCGATGTGCTTGATCAAAAGGTCCGCGAAGTAGCTGTTGACCCGCCGGTAGCCCGCAAGGTCACGCCGGGCGAATTCAGTCAGATCCAGCCGGTAATGCAGCAGCGGCCATAGGGTGCGATTGGCGAAGCCGTTGTAATATTCCCCGAAATCCTCACTGGAGAGATCACAGAGGGCATAGGTTATCTTGCCGTGCTCCACGAGCGTCGCATCGGACTGTGGTGCTCCGATCTTGCCGCTCCAGCCGAACCATAAACCCCCTCTGTCGGCGAGAACATCATTGAGCGCCACGGCCAGCCCACCCGCGGCGACCCCGCTTTTTTTCGTGGGGACACCGACACGGTTGGAAACGACCACCAGCTTGCTCAAAAGGCCTCCTCCCAGGATCGCGACAGTGACAAGGCGGCGTGAATAAGCCCCACCATTGAATAAGTCTGGGGGAAGTTACCCCAAAGCTCACCCGTCTCGACATGAATGCCTTCGGAGAGAAGGCCGAGACTATTACGACGGCCGAGTACGTGCTTGAATAATTCGCGCGCTTCCGCCCCACGGCCAATCTTAGCCAAAGCCTCAATGTACCACAGCGTACAGATCGTGAAGGCCGTCTCCGGCTTTCCGAAATCATCTTCTCCGGCGTAACGGAACAGATGATTTCCTCGCTTGAGGCGCTTGCCGATCAGCTCGACTGTTGAACGGAAACGCGGATCATCCGCCCGAACCAGGCCGATATCCGCCAAGAGCAGCAAGGCTGCATCAACATCCGTGCCACCGAATGACGAAACAAAGCTTTGCAGTTCCTCGTTCCATGCTTCCGCAAAAATTCTTGAGCGAAGCCGGTCGGCATGCTCGCGCCAATATGTCGCGCGGTCGGTGAGTTCGAGCTTCAGCGCGATGCGTGCCAGACGGTCGCAGGCGGCCCAGCACATGGCGGCCGAATGGGTATGGACGCTTGAAAGCGTCCGGTATTCCCACAGGCCGGCGTCCGGTTCGTTCCAGAGGATAGCGGCTCGTTCTCCCAAAGCCTCAAGGCGATAGAAAAGGTCAAGGTCGCCCCGGACATCCAGGCGTTCGTCGAAGAAGCACTGGGAGATAGCCAGGATCACCGAGCCATAGCCGTCGTTCTGGCGCTGGAGATAGGCGGCATTGCCGCGCCTGACAGGCCCGTAGCCGCGATATCCGGGCAACACTTCGAGCGTATATTCGTCGATCTTGGATTCGAACTGCAGTCCGAACAGAGGCTGCAGTTCGCGGTCAGCGCTGCGGGCTACCACGTTGGCGACATAGCTGATGAAGTCTTCCATCGTCTTGGTCACGCCAAGACGATTGAGCGCGCGAACCGTGAAGAAGGAATCGCGCAGCCAGCAGTAGCGATAATCCCAGGTCCGGCCGCTCGTTCCATATTCAGGGATCGAGGTGGTGAGGGCCGCAACGATGCCGCCAGTTTCCTCATAGGCGCAGAGCTTCAACGTGATCGCTGCGCGAATGACCACATCCTGCCATTCATAGGGAATGGCGAGATAGCGTACCCATTCCCGCCAGTACTGAGTCGTTTCCTCGAGGAAATGCCGGTAAACGGCGGCGGGCGCTTCGCTGAGCGTTTCATCGGAGCCGAGCACGAAGGTGAGCGGCTTGTCGAGTGCGAAAGCCACTTCGTCCAGGATCAGGCCCGGCGAGGCATCCGTCGTCAAGCGCAGTGTCTGCTCGCCGAGGCGGAAGCGGATATGGTTCGATCCACGCGTAATTTCCGGCGCCAGCTGACCAAAGTCCGCGCGTGGCCTGATTCGAATCGTCACCTGTGGCGTACCGACAACCGGCTCGA
Proteins encoded in this region:
- a CDS encoding SH3-like domain-containing protein, which codes for MLIQSSNVMRLACLLMVAAVPIVAIVTHGAQDARAASNVPAGKPVAGVSDNAKAENVQLAAAPAQPATPVGTVSGLPVPRYVSLKSDRVNLREGPSKDHRVTWVFQRAGLPVEVTAEFETWRRIRDSEGAEGWVLHSLLSGRRTALVAPWEKGQTFDMRDQTDAKSAVTARLQAGVIANVRSCDGTWCSVMVRDVGGYMKQDRLWGVYPHEQVK
- the otsA gene encoding trehalose-6-phosphate synthase; protein product: MSKLVVVSNRVGVPTKKSGVAAGGLAVALNDVLADRGGLWFGWSGKIGAPQSDATLVEHGKITYALCDLSSEDFGEYYNGFANRTLWPLLHYRLDLTEFARRDLAGYRRVNSYFADLLIKHIEPDDVIWIHDYHLIPLAEALRARGVNNRIGYFQHIPWPSPDIFLALPNHVEIGHALTACDLVGFQTERDAVNFGRYLVEELGAFARKDHVFSVAGRELRTGVYPVGIDRLGFAKMAKRASRSRFVTEVAESLNGRPMLMGVDRLDYSKGLTQRLDAFERMLETAPEWRGHVTFLQITPRSRGDIPEYAAMQRALGETAGRINGRYGEANWTPIRYVNRSHTRLELAGLYRVAKVGVVTPLRDGMNLVAKEYVAAQNPEDPGVLVISRFAGAASVLDGALVVNPYDMDGTANALSQALAMPLEERRQRWQSMWDRLETTDIAGWAPSFLSALEHVTHRRRSPW
- a CDS encoding Glucoamylase gives rise to the protein MISDGLSKPAHAAAGIDPMPANLDLGVIGNSALAALIDDKASIVWCCYPRLDGDPVFHALLGSIDKGDGAFSIDIENVVTTERRYLPNTAILETLIETADGARVRVVDFAPRFKFSGRIFRPAMLMRQIEPVVGTPQVTIRIRPRADFGQLAPEITRGSNHIRFRLGEQTLRLTTDASPGLILDEVAFALDKPLTFVLGSDETLSEAPAAVYRHFLEETTQYWREWVRYLAIPYEWQDVVIRAAITLKLCAYEETGGIVAALTTSIPEYGTSGRTWDYRYCWLRDSFFTVRALNRLGVTKTMEDFISYVANVVARSADRELQPLFGLQFESKIDEYTLEVLPGYRGYGPVRRGNAAYLQRQNDGYGSVILAISQCFFDERLDVRGDLDLFYRLEALGERAAILWNEPDAGLWEYRTLSSVHTHSAAMCWAACDRLARIALKLELTDRATYWREHADRLRSRIFAEAWNEELQSFVSSFGGTDVDAALLLLADIGLVRADDPRFRSTVELIGKRLKRGNHLFRYAGEDDFGKPETAFTICTLWYIEALAKIGRGAEARELFKHVLGRRNSLGLLSEGIHVETGELWGNFPQTYSMVGLIHAALSLSRSWEEAF